In Haloarcula limicola, the genomic stretch CGGGCAGAACGTCGACGTTACCGTCCACCGCGAGACGGCGGAGGCGTTCGATATCGACGCGGAGACGGGCGAGGACCCGTTCGACCTCGTGCTGTTCGGCAACGTCCTCAACGAACTGGCCGACCCCGACGCCGTGGTCGAACGGTACTTCGACGCGCTCGCCGAGGACGGGACGATAGCGGCGCTGGAACCGGCCGACCGGAACACCGCGACGGGACTGCGCGAGATCGAGCGGGCCGTCGCCGACGACGGTCCGGCGACGGTGTACGCGCCGACGGTCCGTCTCTGGCCCCACCAATCGCCCGAGGGCGAGTGCTGGTCGTTCGACCGCGAGCCCGACATCGAGGTGCCGCCGATGCAGAAGCGGCTCGACGACGCCGCGGGCGGCACCGGCGAGTTCGTCAACGTCGACGTACAGTTCGCCTACAGCGTTCTCCGGAAGGACGACCGGCGGGCCATCGAACTGACGCCCGACCGAGGCACGCACGCGCCGATGTCTGACGCCGAGAGCTACGTCACCGGCCGGGTGAACCTACTGGGCATCAAGCTCAGCCGCGACCTCTCGGAGGGGGATTCGAACCCGCTGTACCTGCTGGGCGACGGCAGTCAGGAGGTCGACCACTTCGCCGTCGTCACCGAGCCGTCGCTGCTGAACGACGACCTGCGCGAGGCCGACTACGGCGACCTGCTCTCCTTCCAGAACGCGCTCGTCCTCTGGAACGACGACGAGGAGGCGTACAACGTCGTCGTGGACGGAGAGACGACGGTGGATCGAGCGAGATAGCGAGGGGCGCGAGCGAAGTGAGCGGCCCTCGGAAACGCGAACGGCGAGCGGAGTGAGCCGTGAGCAGTAGCGAGGGAAGCGCGGTTCGGAGTGAGCGAAGCGAGCGAGAATCACGAGCGCGATTAGGCACGGGGTTTTTCTCGCAGACCGCCCCAGACGCCGTATGGACGAGCCGACCATCCTGCTGACGAACGACGACGGCATCGAGAGCGCCGGACTGCGGGCCGTCTACGACGGGCTCGACGCGGTCGGCGACGTGACGGTGGTCGCGCCGGCGGACGACCAGAGCGCCGTCGGCCGCGCCATCTCCCACGAGGTCTCGGTCCGAGAGCACGAACTGGGATACGTCGTCGAGGGGACGCCGACGGACTGCGTCGTCGCCGGGCTGGAGGCGCTGGTGCCCGAGACGGATCTCGTGGTCGCCGGCTGCAACCGCGGCGCGAACCTCGGGGCGTACGTCCTCGGGCGCTCGGGGACCGTCAGCGCCGCCGTCGAGGCGACGTTCTTCGAGGTGCCGGCCATCGCCGTCTCGATGTACATTCCGGTGCGCGACGACACCGCCTTCGCCGACATCGAGGCCGACGGCGACAGCTACGCCGAGGCCGTCCGCGCGACGGCGTATCTCGCCGACCACGCCTTCGAGGCGGGCGTCTTCGAGCAGTGTGACTACCTCAACGTCAACGCGCCCGTCGCCGAGTGGGGGCCGGCCGAGATCGAGGTGACGCAACCCTCGCGGGTGTACGAGATGGGGGCCGTCCGCGACGGTGACGCCGTCACGCTCCACGACCGCATCTGGGAGCGCATGGCCGAGGGCGACATCCCCGATCCGGAGGGAAGCGACCGCCGGGCCGTCGTCGACGGGAAGGTCAGCGTCTCGCCGCTGACCGCGCCCCACACCACCGAACACCACGAAGCCCTCGACGCCCTCGCCGAGACGTACGACCCCGCCGCCGGCCCGTAGATTGATACCCGACGACGGCCCAACACGACCCAATGGCGACGACGGCAACGGCACGGGAGAGCTCCTACCGCCTACTCGTGGGCGCGCTCGCCGCCGTCCTCCTGCTCTCGGTGCTGTTCCTCTCCGTCGACACCGATCGGATGCTCTCGGCGCTCGCCGCGGCCGACCGCGCCTCCGCCGCCCTCGCGGCCGTCACGGCGGTCGGCGCACAGCTGTGCTGGGGGATGGCGACGGCGACGATCCTGCGCGGCACCGACGACTCGCTCTCCAGACGGCTCGTACAGCTCTGTTACCTGTCGGGGACGTTCGGCAAACTGGTGCTTCCGCTGGGGAACGCCGGCGGGTCGGCCATCATCGCTTACGTCCTCTCGGAGAACAGCGACGGACGCTTCCGCGACCTGTTCGGCGCGGTCGCGGCCAGCGAACTCTTGATCTTCGCCGGCTCGCTGGGCGGGACGGCGATCGGACTGTCGGCGCTGCTCCTCGACCCGCCGGTCGCGTTCGGCGGCCCCTTCCTCTTCGGTCTGTTGACGGTCGTCGTCCTCGCGTCGCTGGTCGGCGGAACCGTCGTCGTCTACCACCGACAGCGGGTCGCGGGGCTCGTCGAGCGCGTCGCCGCCGTCGTCAGGGGGACCGCCGGCCGTGTCTCCACGCGCGTCGCCGGGGCGCTCGAACCCGAGCGAGTCGCCGACGGCGTCGCCACCTTCCTCGATCGGTTCGGGACCGCCACGAGCGACTCCCGTCGCCTCGCCGCGGCGAGCGCGTTCGCGCTCTTCGGTTGGCTCGCGTTCTCGTCGTCGCTCCTGTTCGGGCTCGCGGCCGTCGAAGTCTCCGTCTCGATCGGACTCGCGCTCTTCCTCGTCCCCGCGGCCGGCGTCCTCGCGTTCCTACCGACGCCGGGCGGGCTGGGGACCACGGAAGTCGGGCTCACCGGGGCGCTCGTCGTCGTCGGCGTCCCGCCGGAACTGGCCGCGGCCGGCGTCGTCGTCTTCCGACTCGCGACCTACTGGCTCGTCGTCGCCGTCGGCGGGGCGGCCTCGCTGTATCTCTCGGCCACGGTCTGGCGGGCGCTGGAGTGACCGCGACCCGTCGCCGACGCTCCCGATGGTCACCGTTATCCACCTCCCGCGGCATCGTCGGATATGAGCGACCGTCGGTCGGCCACGCTGTTCGTCCTGCTGGCAGCCCTCTGGGGAACGTCGTTCATGGCGATCAAAGCGGGTCTCGACGCGTTCCCGCCGGTGCTGTTCGCGGCGATCCGGTACGATGTCGCCGGCGCGCTGATGCTCGCCTACGCCGCGGCGACGAGCGACTACTGGCTCCCCCGAACCCGCGCGGACTGGCTCACGCTGCTCGTCGAGGGGACGCTCATCATCGCGCTGTACAACGCCTTCCTGTTCGTCGGCGAGACCGGCGTCACGAGCGGCGTCGCCGCTATCCTGGTCGGGATGAGCCCAATCCTCTCGACGGTGTTCTCCCGACTGTTCCTCCCCGACGAGCGGCTGTCGCTGCTCGGGACGGTCGGCCTCGCGCTCGGCTTCGTCGGCGTCGTCCTCGTCGCTCGCCCAGATCGGTCAGATCTGCTCGGGTCCGAGGCCATCGCGCCGACGTTCGTCCTGCTCGCGGCGGCGTCCGTCGCGCTCGGCAGCGTCCTCGTCCAGCGCCTCGACGGCGGGATCTCCTCGGAGGGGATGGTCGCGTGGTCGAACGCCTTCGGTGCGGTCTTGCTCCACGCCATCAGTCTCTCCCTCCCCGGCGAGTCGCTCGCGCAGGCCGAGTTCTCCGCCGTCGGCGTCGCCGCGCTCCTGTATCTCGCGGTGTTCGCGAGCGCCGTCGGCTACGTCATCTACTTCGACCTGCTGGCCAGCCTCGGCGCTATCGAGATCAACCTCGTCTCCTACGCCGCCCCGATATTCGCGGCGATCGCGGGCTGGCTGGCGCTGGAGGAGACGCTCGCGCCGTTCGACGTCGCCGGCTTCCTCGTCATCTTCCTCGGGTTCGTCCTGCTCAAACGGCGGGCGCTCGCGGCGGAGCTCTCGCCGGTGTTCGCCCGCCTCGACGGCCTGCTCCCCGGCCGCTGACGGCGAGTCGGGGAACTCCACCGACCGGCCACGTCGGCGAACGTATTTGCCGGTTCACCCCGAAACGCTCCGCATGGAACCGACCGTGCGTTACTTGGTTCGTCTCGTCGTCCTCTTTCTGCTCGCCGGCGCGCTGCTCGGGGCTGGGATCTGGGCGTACTGGGGACTCGGACTGGTCGTCGGTCTCGCGGCCATCGCGGCGAGCGTCGCGCTGGTCTCCTACGCCGGCTACGACACCTATCGGCTCGCGGCCGCGGCCTGATCAGAACAGGCCGGTGACGAATCCCAGTCCCATTCCGACGAGGACGACGGCCGAGAAGACCGGCAGATAGCCCGTGTAGGATTCGACCGTCTCCTCGAAGTGCTCGTAGCCCGCGAGCAACAGCAGCGTCAGACCGACGATGCCGACGATGACGGTGAGCGCGTACGCGCTCATCAGTTCGAGGCAGTGCGTCGACCCGGCACACAGCGCGATGATCTCGAACTCCTCCTCGTGGGCGAACCCGAGGAGGAAGGCGAACCACGCGATGCCGAGCATCCCCCGGTCGGTGGCGTCGTCGAGTTCGCCGTGTGAGTGGGAGTGGCCGCCCGCGAACGGGAGGTATCCCTTCAGACGGGCAAAGAAGCCGTCCGGGGAGTGGTCGTGGTGGTCGTGTCCGTCGCTGTGGGTGTGCTGAGCGTGAGCGTCGCTGTGGCCGCGATGGTCGTGTCCGTGGTCGTCACTCTGTTCGTGGTCGTGATGATCGTGACCGTCGCCGTGGTCGTCCGACTCGTGCCCGTGAGAGTGGCCGTGCGTGTATTCCCTGATACCGAGCGCGATCAGGAGAACGCCGGCGACGATGCTCACCGGGCCGCCGATCTCCACGCCGGGGGCCAGCGTCAGCGGTTCGTTGACCTGCGTCAACTCGAAGTAGGACTTGGCGTAGAAGAACACGGCGACCATGGCGATGCTGCTGACGAGGTGGCCGACGCCGATGAGGAGGCTCGCGGCGAACCCGTACAGCCACTTGTTCGACTGGTCGAGAGCGTAGGAGGCCGCGACGGGCCAGCCGTGACCCGGTTCGACGCCGTGGACTGCGCCCAGTGCCACCGCGCCGAGAAGCAACCCGAGGGCGTCGCCGTGCAACATCAGTGTCCCTGCATTCTCGGGCGTATTCTTAGGGGTTGTTAATACTCGGTGGGGGGTTCCCTCATATTCGTCCAGGCGGCCCGATCACATTCGGTAAGAAATTTCTTGCTCGGCCGTGCACTGCCCGCTATGCACGAGACGGTCATCGACCTGCTCGCACAGAACGAGAACCACGCCGAGGAGTTCGACTCCCGATTCGACGACGTCCAGGACGGGCAGGCCCCCGACGCCGTCACGGTCTGTTGTTCGGATTCTCGCGTTCTGCAGGACCACATCTGGGGCAACGAGGATCCCGGGCACATCTTCACCTGCGGGAACATCGGCAACCGCGTCGTCCAGCGGACCGAGGCGGGGGAAGTGGTCTCGGGCGACGTGCTCTACCCGCTGGTCCATACCGGCACCGAGACGGCCATCGTCGTCGGGCACACCAGCTGCGGCGCGGTGACGGCCACCTACGACGCCCTGACCGACGGCGTCTCGGACGCTCCGGGCATCGAACACTGCATCGATATCCTCGCGCCCCATCTGGAACCGGGCGTCGAATCGCTCCCCGACGACCTCGACCGGGCGGACGCGATCAACCACCTCGTCGAGTACAACGTCGACCGGCAGGTCGAACTCCTCCGCGAGAGCGACGACGTGCCCGACTCTGTGGACGTCGTCGGCGTCGTCTACGACTTCCAGGACGTCTACGGCGGCCGCCGCGGCGAGGTCCACGTCGTCAACGTCGCCGGCGAGACCGACGTCGAGACGCTCCGGGAGGACCACGACGAGATCGCCGAGCGAATCGACCGACTCTGGGAGTACTGACGGGGTCGATCCTGTCGGTCGGACGCGCAGCGGCGCTACGGTCGACAAACCCGGTAAAATGCATTTGCAAGTACGCTCGTTAGGGGTTTCAGCCCCATACACCGGCCCGATGCCCGATAACCCGCAGAAACAGCCGAGCGACGAGGTGGACCGCAATCAGATCCAGCAGTCGAAGACCGAGGGCGCGGCCTACCAGACCTCGGTGGCGTACATGGCGAACACCGTCGCCAACGACGGCGGCAAGAAAGAGGCCGGCGAGTACGTAATCGGCTACGCTCAGGAAGAGGCCGAAGGGATGTACGAACTCGTCGAGGAGGGCGAGTTCGAGTTCGTCGAACCCGACGACGAGAACTGTCACCTCGAAGTCGTCGTCGCCGACGCCGGCGACGAGCGGTTCGTCCCGTACTGCGACGTGAGCGCGACGCTCGAACGCCACGGCGAGGAGTACGGTCCCTTCGACCTCTCCTTCCTCTGGCACCCCGGCGTCTACCACTACGGGTCGAACGTCGAGGTCCCCGGAAGCGGGACGTACGACCTCCACGTCACCGTCGAACCGCCGGAGTTCCACCGCCACGACGAGCAGAACGGCGACCGCTACGGCGAGACGGCAGAGGTCACCTTCGAGGAGATCGGCGTCGAGGCCGGCCAGGACTGACGGCAGTCACAGTCACCGTCGTCCTCTGGCGGTTACCGAAGCCGGGCACCGCCTCACCGACGATATTTTGCCGGCGTCCTTCGAACTCTCCGAGAAGAGGGGAGGACGACCTCTCGGACGCGGAGCCGTCGACCGCCCCTTCTGTCAGCGGTAGCGAAACGCTCAAGCAGCGCGGTAACGGACCGAACGAGAACCCGAGCAGAGCCGTTGATTTCCGAGGTGGTCGTGCCGCCGGGAACAGACGGACGCATTCGACAGAGCTACCCGTGTCTGTTCGAAGATATGCCGTATCGGAGCCTCACCGGGTACCAACACGACTGAACCCGAATATCTATGTCATCAGTGATCGGAATCGTCGCCGTCGCCCTCGTTGCATCGCTCTTCATGTCGTTTACCGTCGGGGCGAACAGTAACTCCGCGCCGATCGCGCCGGCTGTCGGGGCGAACGCGCTATCTACCTTACGGGGGGCGCTCCTGGTCGGAATCGTCGCCGGCCTCGGCGCTGTCGCACAGGGCGGCAGTATCTCGGAAACTATCGGCCACGGGCTGGTGACCGGCGTGACGATCACCCCGTTGGCCGCGACCGCGACGCTCCTCACGGCAGCCACGCTCATCACCATCGGAAACTCTCGCGGCTATCCCATCCCCTCCGCGTTCACGGTGACCGGTGCGGCGATCGGTGCAGGTGTCGCTCTGGGCGGCGGCTTCGCGGTCGTAACGTACGCCAAGATTCTGGGGTTTTGGTTCGCGATACCAGTCGTCGAGGGCGTCCTCGCGTACGGACTCGCCTGGCTGTTGCTGAACGAGAGGGTCTCGGAGACGCTGAGTATCCCGCTGCTCGCCGGCGGCGTCGGCTACGCGCTCGCCAACATCCAGCTATCGTTTCTCCCGGCACCGCAGAGCACGCAAGGGTCGATCGCCGGCGTCGTCACCCGCCAATTCGATGTCGCGTCGACTGGGGTCGGCGAAGCCGGAGTCGTACTCGTCGGAGGTGTGATCGGTCTTCTAACGATCGCGGTGGTCTACTGGCAACTTCGGCGCGATGTCACGACCGGGATCAATCGGATGCTGGTCGCGCTTGCCCTCGTCGTCGTGTTCACCAGCGGCGGGTCCCAGGTCGGGCTCGCCACCGGGCCGCTGGAATCCGTGTTCGAATCGTCGCTCGGTCTGCCCTCACTATACCTGCTCGGGCTCGGGGGCTTCGGAATCCTCCTCGGTGGCTGGTTCCGGTCGCCGCGCCTCATTCAGGCCGTGGCCCGCGAGTACGCCTCGCTCGGTCCGAAGCGCTCGATAGCCGCATTCATCCCCGCGTTTCTCGTCGCTCAGGCTGCGATCACGCTCGGCTATCCCATCTCGTTCAACAAGGTGATGATCTCCAGTATCGTCGGGGCCGGACTGGTCGGCGGGTCGTCGAACTCGGGCGGCGTGTCCACCGCGAAGACCGGATACACGGTCGGGGCGTGGATCGTCTCGATGGTCGGCGGCGGCGCGATCAGCTTCGCGCTCTATCACGCGCTCGCGGCCGTCCCGGGACTGGGATAGTCAGACGCTCTGAAGCGTGACGAGGTCTTCGACCGCCGCGCTTCGCTTCATCTCGTCCCACGTCTCGAAGTCGGTCGTCCGAGCCACGAACGCGTTACGTTCGTCCGCCGAGAGCCGTTGGACGCCCTCGATGGTGTCCTGGTTACACGGGCAGGCCACACAGAACCCGTCGACCGAACTGAACTGCGTGCGGCGACGCATGAACGTCTCCGAGGCGACTCGCTCGCGAGAGCCGGAAATCCACGTCTCCAGTGTGAACGCCCGTTCGATTGCCCTCCTGAGGGCGGTGTGCAGTGAGTCGTGGGTCTTGACCCCCGAGTCAAGAACCATATCTCGTGCATGTGTCCCAAGCCACGTAAGCGTCAGGGGTGGACGGCTTCGAGACTCCGGCCGTAGAGACTAGTCGGCTGGCTCGCGTCGTTTCGGCCCACACACGCACTAAGACTGCCTGCCCCATATTTAACTGTCTGAAAATGGACATATCTCGCGTACTTTCCGAAATGAAGAGAAACCAAGTGGTGATAGTGGCAGCGCTGGCCGTCGTCATCGGTCTCGGTGTCGGTGGCGTCGCCGGGACCCCAGCGAGCGACTCGTCCGGCGGAGTGGCGGTCGTCGATCAGTCGACGGAGAATATCTGCGACGTCGAGGACTTCAGGGAGAGTAGTACCATCGACGACGGCCACATAACCGGGGACTGTGAGGTAACCGCCGGAGTGGTGAAGGTGACGAACGAATCCACCGTCGGTACCCTGCGCGTCGGAACAGGGACGGCTGTCGTGGTCACGGACGGATCCGCGGTCGAAGATCTCGTCCGCGGGACCGATACAGACGTGACGGTCCGGGACCGATCCAGCGTCACGTTATCCGGAGAGCGCACCGCTACCGAGAGGACCGACACGCGAGCGGAAGACGTCGTCGTGGATTCGTCCGTCCGAGTTGCCGACGGGTCCACGCTCCAGGTCTGCGACCGGGAGGACTTCGCCGAGGACATCACCCGGTCGGTTCGCGGCGGCGGGTCCACGCAGCGCTGTACGGTCAGCGTCGTCGAAAGCTCGAACGTGACGGTCGTTGACGGCTCCGCTATCGAGATCTGTGATCAAGAGGACTTCGCTGAAGACATCGAGGCCCCGGTCAGGAACAGCGGTATCACCCAGAACTGTACGTTCAGCGCCTCCGAGGAATCGAACGTGACGGTCACTGACGGCTCCAGGATCCGAGGTACGAATAGTACCAGGGGATTATATACGAACGCGGATGCGGACGCCGGATCCCGCGACCGTCCGAGCCGAACCGTTCAGAGAGATGCCGACATGAATTAGGCGGAACCGCGCTCGGAGGTTTTCGGACGCAATCCGATATCGCGAAACCGTATCGATAACGCTCGGACTACCGACTCTAGCGCTGCTCGACCTTATTCAGCTCGACAAAATCCACTATGGATCGGCTCGAAACCATCTGTGGAATGGTACAGAAAACTATCTAGTGGTAAGATTCTTATTCTATTCCACCATAGTCCACTCTATGTCAGCGGAGACGGACCGTCAGGGTCGGCTGTACATTCCCAAGGAGGTACGGGAGAAGTACGGCGAGAGGTATCACATCGTGACCTACGAGGACAGGATCGAACTCATCCCAGTCTCGGACGACCCGCTCGCCGCCGTCCGTGAGGCGGCAGGTGGTCTCCGTGATGCGTCCGTCGAGGAGATCCGTGAGGACATCGAAGCGGAAGCCAAAGCTAAGGCCCGAGAGAAGGACACCGATAGATGACGGTGTACGTCGAGACGGACTTCCTGCTCGCACTCGCCAAGGATTCCGACTGGTTGCAGAGTTCGGCGGAGGAGGCACTCGACGAGTACGAGGTCGAAACGTCGGCGTTCTCGTATCTCGAACTCGTCCTCGCCCGAGAACGCTACGAGTTCGACTACGTGCCGTTAGTGGCGAACCTGCTCGAACTCGTCCCCGTGCGAGACGAGGAGGAGAAGCAGGTGGTTCTGAAGGCCGTCAACTACTACGACGAGGGGATGACGCCGTTCGACGCGTTCCATGCGGCGACTGCGGAGACGCGGGGAATGGACGTACTCTCGTCGGAGAGAGACTACGAGGATATCGAAGTATCGAGAGTGTCGCTGGAACCGAGCGACGAGGAGTAATCTCGACGCCTCAACGGTTCTCGCGCTGCTCCACCTTGTTCAGTTCAATAACTCACGTAACACGGTCGCGTGTACTTTTCCGGTATCCAAGTATCCCTTCTGTGGTAGTTGGTGATCGTTCATCTCTCTCGCGTCCGAACAGTTGTGTTCACTCGTCGTTCGCAGTGCTCGTAAGGATTAGTTCGGTCGCCTCGTCGGGAGCGTCCCAATGAGGGTAATGCCCACTGTCCTCGAACCAGTACAACTGAGCGTTGGGGAACCTGTCCAGCGCGCGTTTTGCCTGCCTGGGCAGGGTAACTCGATCCTTGCGACCCCATCCGATTACGACCGATCCCGGTGTGGAGTCCGTCCCCGGTTGGCTCGGGCCGAACGCCAACCGACGAAGTAGTTCGTCAAACGACGGGGAGTCGGCGAAGGTCCGCATCTCCTCTCGTGTGACCTCGGCGGAGAGGTCCCAGGGCCGTGCCGAGAGTTGAATCAGGAGCATGGTCCGACCGACGGCGCTCCCCATCAGCCGGTCCATCACGGGTTGGAGGAGGCGAACGAGACGTATCGAGGGGGCGAGCGTCGCGTAGAAGAAGTACCGCTCCCACCCCTTCCAGAACCCACCGGGATCGAGTGCAACGGTTGTGCCGACCTCCCCGCGGCGCGCGAGTTCGAGGACGAGTCGCGCTCCCATCGAGTTGCCGACCACGTCGACGCCGGCGAGGTCGTTCGCATCGAGAAACGACGTGACGGCATCGGCAAGGGTGTCGATGGATACTTCACCGGAGAGCGCCGGCGTCTCCCCGTGACCCGGGAGGTCCACTGCGACGACTTCCCGTTCGGCGGCCAACCCGTCGAGGATGGGGGTCCACGTCCGCCAACTCCCGCCCAGTCCGTGGATCAAGAGTAACGGTTCACCGGACCCGCGACGGACGTGATTCATCTCCATACACTACTGGGGGGGCTCCAGGGTTGTATCAGTTCGTGTACGAAATCGAAACTCGTCGTCGCGGGCCGCTCGCGGTTGTCCACGAACAGCGATCCTGCGTCAGGGGATGTTGGCCACTGAACGACATCTGATTGAACGGAATACGGTCGCAATCCGACCGTCGTGTCGAGGCCCATCGGCAGAGACTCGATACCGCTGGCGTTCCTGACTCGTGAGTCGCCAGTCGAGCCCCGCCAGTCGATGAGTCAGGCAGTCGACCGACCGACGGTTGCGTCGGGGCCCAGCAGGAGGGTCCCGTCCAGTGACTCGAGGCCGATGTTGTACTCGTTAGCTCCGTAGATACAGGTGCGTAAACGGGACGTCCGGGTCCCTACTACCTGCTTTCCCGCTGCTTTACCTTGTTCAGCTCGATGAGCAGGCGGAACATCGCCTTCACGAGGTTGGCGTCGACGTCGAACCGCTCGGCGTTCTCGCCGGCGCGGTCCATGACGGCCTGTTCCTGTTCCTCGTCGGTCGTCGGCAGGTCCCTCTCGGCTTTGACCTGCGCGATGGTATCGGCCACGTAGGTCCGCTGAGCGATCTTCTCGACGATCTCGCGGTCGATGGTGCGGATTTCCTCGCGCAGTTCATCCAGGGACATCTCCTCGGGGTTCGGTGGCTCGTTTTCGCTCATACTGTTTGGGTTCCCTCGGTCTGCGTGGTGGTCAGCAGGGTCGTACCGGGTCGCTCGTCCCAGCGTTCCTTGACGGTTTCGAGTGCCGAGCGGTCGCCGACGGCGGTGAAAGAGGGACCGGTTCCCGACAGCGAGACGCCGCCGACGTCGGCCATCGACTCGACGACGGGCTCGGCGTCGAACCCGAGCGCCGCACAGAAGGCCAGTCCGTTGACCGTCATCGCTCGCTGGTAGTCGCCATCGAGCGCGAGGTCCTCGACGAGGCGGGCCATCGGCGCGATTTTGCGGCAGCGCTCTACGTCGGCGTCGGCCGAGAACGCCCGTTCGGGCGGCGACCAGACCAGCACGTCCCAGTCGACTTCCTCGCGGGAGAGCACCTCGTCGCTGTCGTTGTCGGTGACGGTGACGCCGCCGAGCATGGACGCCGAGGCGTCGTCGAACGCGCCCGTGGCGGTGACGCCGACGTCGCGGGCCGCCATCACGCCCAGTCGGGCCATGTCCGCTCTGGTCATCCGGTCGGTGGCGTCGAGCGCGTCGAGCGTCGCCATCACGGCGGCGTTGGCCGCCGCGCTGGAACTCTTCAGCCCGGCGGCCATCGGCACGTCGCTCTCGGTGCGGACGTGACCGCCGACGACGGGCGGCGTGCCGACCGCGTCGCCGTGGGCGTCGACGACGTACTCGACGCAGCGTTCGATCAGCCGGGTGTCGCCGTCCGGCGCGCCGGCTATCTCGCCGGTGAATCCCTCGCTCTCGGTCGAGAGCGACACCGTCGCCGTCGTGTACTCGTCGATCGCGAACGCCGACCCGCGGCCGGTGGCGAGCGCGTTCAGGACCGTTCCAGCGGCCGGTGCTGCTGCCGTGCCTTCCATCGCTCGTCTCTCCCGGCGCGGACTATTTACCAACTGCGGAAGCGGTCGTACAACGCGTCGTTTTTCCCCCAGCGGCTGGAAATTCGGCTATGAGCCACCGGTCCGACATCGCCCCCGATACCCTCTCCATCGAACTCACCGAGGACGGCATCGCCGTCGAGTACCTCGACGGCAGGAAGGCCTTCTATCGCGGCGTTCCCGCGAAGGCCGAGGGGAGCGTCCGAACCGCGCCGGGCAAAGACACCCACGTCCTCATCACCGACGAGACGGAGACCTCCGGCATCCTCGTCTACGTCAACGACCTGCGGACCCACGACGACATCATCGAATCCAGCGGCGTCGGCCGCGTCCTCCTTGACGACGGGGACGAAGACGAGCTGTTCCCCGGCGTAACGGTGCGCGATAGGGAGATGCGCGTCGAAGTGGACGTGGACTTCGACGTGGCCGACGGTCGGGTGTTCGTCTTTGAGGAGGACGAGATGGGCGAGCGGAGTTACGAGGTCGTCGCCGAGACGTAGCGCGCGAGCCCGCGGTTCGGAACGGCTAGGCCGCTCTCTCCGGGCTTCCACAGGGCGGCCGCAGAACGCGCGAGAGCTACTGGATGTACGAGGGGTCCTCGTCGTCGCAGTTCGATTCGTGCTGGCGTGCGTCGTTCTCGTCGTCGAACATCAGCCCGCACGTCTCGCACTTGTACCAGGTCATCTCGTCGCGTTCGGTAGAGACCACCATGTGAGCCTCTCCGACGGCCGGGCGTAAATTGTTTTCCCGCGAGACGGCACCGGGGCTCGCACCGGCGTGCGCACACCCGGCAGTCTCAAGGGGGCCGGACGGCTAGCCGACGGCATGAGCGGCTCTAGCGAGACGGGGATCGAACTCGCGGTCGAGGGGGCGCACAAGCGCGACGCCGGGCGCGGCATCGCGCGCCTCCC encodes the following:
- a CDS encoding small ribosomal subunit Rsm22 family protein — encoded protein: MNPETRRQIRENAKYLRNVRPLDPEEIFEYVEGQPHPAVVKQVLREEAVDLAIVEEDDGTFVPAPEGPLSPSGPFHGVERFPEAYERRVEELLANAYGDDWARGESGDRLRERIREVKERYLDRAAVEYDDLTAHGYALYHLPDYYAVAQYVLWDLLAEGLLPSQLRVLDVGAGVGGPALGLLDLLPEEALVEYHAVEPSAAADVLETLLSDAGQNVDVTVHRETAEAFDIDAETGEDPFDLVLFGNVLNELADPDAVVERYFDALAEDGTIAALEPADRNTATGLREIERAVADDGPATVYAPTVRLWPHQSPEGECWSFDREPDIEVPPMQKRLDDAAGGTGEFVNVDVQFAYSVLRKDDRRAIELTPDRGTHAPMSDAESYVTGRVNLLGIKLSRDLSEGDSNPLYLLGDGSQEVDHFAVVTEPSLLNDDLREADYGDLLSFQNALVLWNDDEEAYNVVVDGETTVDRAR
- the surE gene encoding 5'/3'-nucleotidase SurE, giving the protein MDEPTILLTNDDGIESAGLRAVYDGLDAVGDVTVVAPADDQSAVGRAISHEVSVREHELGYVVEGTPTDCVVAGLEALVPETDLVVAGCNRGANLGAYVLGRSGTVSAAVEATFFEVPAIAVSMYIPVRDDTAFADIEADGDSYAEAVRATAYLADHAFEAGVFEQCDYLNVNAPVAEWGPAEIEVTQPSRVYEMGAVRDGDAVTLHDRIWERMAEGDIPDPEGSDRRAVVDGKVSVSPLTAPHTTEHHEALDALAETYDPAAGP
- a CDS encoding lysylphosphatidylglycerol synthase transmembrane domain-containing protein — protein: MATTATARESSYRLLVGALAAVLLLSVLFLSVDTDRMLSALAAADRASAALAAVTAVGAQLCWGMATATILRGTDDSLSRRLVQLCYLSGTFGKLVLPLGNAGGSAIIAYVLSENSDGRFRDLFGAVAASELLIFAGSLGGTAIGLSALLLDPPVAFGGPFLFGLLTVVVLASLVGGTVVVYHRQRVAGLVERVAAVVRGTAGRVSTRVAGALEPERVADGVATFLDRFGTATSDSRRLAAASAFALFGWLAFSSSLLFGLAAVEVSVSIGLALFLVPAAGVLAFLPTPGGLGTTEVGLTGALVVVGVPPELAAAGVVVFRLATYWLVVAVGGAASLYLSATVWRALE
- a CDS encoding DMT family transporter, with translation MSDRRSATLFVLLAALWGTSFMAIKAGLDAFPPVLFAAIRYDVAGALMLAYAAATSDYWLPRTRADWLTLLVEGTLIIALYNAFLFVGETGVTSGVAAILVGMSPILSTVFSRLFLPDERLSLLGTVGLALGFVGVVLVARPDRSDLLGSEAIAPTFVLLAAASVALGSVLVQRLDGGISSEGMVAWSNAFGAVLLHAISLSLPGESLAQAEFSAVGVAALLYLAVFASAVGYVIYFDLLASLGAIEINLVSYAAPIFAAIAGWLALEETLAPFDVAGFLVIFLGFVLLKRRALAAELSPVFARLDGLLPGR
- a CDS encoding carbonic anhydrase, which gives rise to MHETVIDLLAQNENHAEEFDSRFDDVQDGQAPDAVTVCCSDSRVLQDHIWGNEDPGHIFTCGNIGNRVVQRTEAGEVVSGDVLYPLVHTGTETAIVVGHTSCGAVTATYDALTDGVSDAPGIEHCIDILAPHLEPGVESLPDDLDRADAINHLVEYNVDRQVELLRESDDVPDSVDVVGVVYDFQDVYGGRRGEVHVVNVAGETDVETLREDHDEIAERIDRLWEY
- a CDS encoding iron transporter, whose translation is MPDNPQKQPSDEVDRNQIQQSKTEGAAYQTSVAYMANTVANDGGKKEAGEYVIGYAQEEAEGMYELVEEGEFEFVEPDDENCHLEVVVADAGDERFVPYCDVSATLERHGEEYGPFDLSFLWHPGVYHYGSNVEVPGSGTYDLHVTVEPPEFHRHDEQNGDRYGETAEVTFEEIGVEAGQD
- a CDS encoding inorganic phosphate transporter translates to MSSVIGIVAVALVASLFMSFTVGANSNSAPIAPAVGANALSTLRGALLVGIVAGLGAVAQGGSISETIGHGLVTGVTITPLAATATLLTAATLITIGNSRGYPIPSAFTVTGAAIGAGVALGGGFAVVTYAKILGFWFAIPVVEGVLAYGLAWLLLNERVSETLSIPLLAGGVGYALANIQLSFLPAPQSTQGSIAGVVTRQFDVASTGVGEAGVVLVGGVIGLLTIAVVYWQLRRDVTTGINRMLVALALVVVFTSGGSQVGLATGPLESVFESSLGLPSLYLLGLGGFGILLGGWFRSPRLIQAVAREYASLGPKRSIAAFIPAFLVAQAAITLGYPISFNKVMISSIVGAGLVGGSSNSGGVSTAKTGYTVGAWIVSMVGGGAISFALYHALAAVPGLG